A window of Rhinolophus ferrumequinum isolate MPI-CBG mRhiFer1 chromosome X, mRhiFer1_v1.p, whole genome shotgun sequence contains these coding sequences:
- the LOC117025637 gene encoding cytochrome c oxidase subunit 7B, mitochondrial has protein sequence MFPLAKNALSRLPARSIQQTMARQIHQKRTPDFHDKYGNAVLASGVTFCVATWTYTATQIGIEWNLSPVGRVTPKEWRDQ, from the exons ATGTTTCCCTTGGCCAAAAATGCATTAAGTCGTCTCCCAG ctcgAAGTATTCAGCAAACAATGGCAAGGCAGATTCACCAGAAACGGACACCTGATTTTCATGACAAATATGGTAATGCTGTTTTAGCTAGTGGAGTCACTTTCTGTGTTGCTACATGGACATAT ACAGCAACACAAATTGGAATAGAATGGAACCTGTCCCCTGTTGGCAGAGTCACCCCAAAGGAATGGCGAGATCAGTAA